The genomic window GAGGCTGAAAAACGCAGCACGCGTTCCCTGTCCCGTCCTACGCTGAAAATCAAGAACACACACGGCTTCAAGAGGCCGACAGGAAAGCAGGTGTACGAAGTACAGATAGGCGAAACCATCACCGTAGGCGATCTGGCCAAGCAGTTGAATATGAAGGCCGGTGAGCTGATCAAGCGCCTGATGAAAATGGGCGAGATGGTCACTATCAACCAGGCTATCGATCGCGACACCGCGACTTTGATCGTCGAAGAGCTGGGCCATAAAGTGGTCATGCGCTCCGAAAACGAGCTTGAAGAGAGCCTGGTGGCTGAAGTTTCCCAGGCCAAGGGTGAAGAGGTTGGCCGTGCGCCGGTAGTGACCGTGATGGGTCACGTTGACCACGGTAAGACGTCACTGCTGGACTACATCCGCGAGACCAAGGTGGCTTCCGGTGAAGCCGGTGGCATCACCCAGCACATCGGTGCCTATCGGGTGAAGACCAGCCAGGGTGAGGTTGCCTTCCTGGATACTCCCGGACACGCGGCGTTTACCGCCATGCGCGCCCGTGGTGCCCAGGCTACCGATGTGGTCATTCTGGTGGTGGCTGCCGATGACGGCGTGATGCCGCAGACCGAAGAAGCCATCCAGCACGCCAAGGCGGCGGGCGTGCCGCTGGTTGTCGCAATCAACAAGTGTGACAAAGAAGCGGCTGACCCGGATCGGGTGAAGAACGAACTGGCTGCCAAGGACGTGATCCCGGAAGACTGGGGCGGTGATACCCAGTTTATCGAGGTGTCCGCACACACCGGTCAGGGCATCGACGACCTGCTGGAAGCGGTTTCCCTGCAGGCGGAAATGCTCGAGCTCAAGGCCGAGGTCGGTGTTCCGGCCCGCGGCGTAGTGATCGAATCCCGTCTGGAGAAGGGCCGCGGTGTGGTCGCGACCCTGCTGGTACAGAGCGGCGAGCTGAAGCGCGGTGATATCGTGCTGGCCGGCCAGAGCTATGGTCGCGTTCGCGCCATGACCAACGAGCTGGGCCAGAGCGTCAAGGAGGCCGGCCCGTCTACTCCGGTTGAGCTGCTGGGTCTGGACTCCACGCCCAATGCCGGTGACGACTTTATGGTCGTGGCCGATGAGCGTAAGGCCCGTGAAGTGGCCGAGCAGCGTGCCGAGAAGGAGCGCCGTGAGCGCATGCAGCGCCAGCAGGCCGCCAAGCTCGAGAACATGTTTGCTGACATGGAAGCGGGCGAGCGCAAGGTACTGCCAGTGGTCATCAAGGCCGACGTACGCGGTTCCCTGGAAGCGATCCTGTCCGCACTGGCGGATATCGGTAACGAAGAAGTATCGGTCAACGTGGTGTCCAGCGGTGTCGGCGGTATCGCCGAAAACGACATCAACCTGGCCCTGACCTCCGGTGCTATCGTCATCGGTTTCAACACCCGTGCCGATGTGGCAGCGCGCAAGCTGGCAGAAACCGAGAGCGTGGAGATCCGCTACTACAGCGTGATCTACAACCTGCTGGACGAAGTAAAGCAGGCGCTGTCCGGTATGCTGGAGCCGGAAGTCCGCGAGGAGATCGTCGGTATCGCCGAAGTGCGCGACGTGTTCCGCTCGCCGAAGTTTGGCGCCATCGCCGGCTGTATGGTTACCGAGGGTACCGTCCACCGCAACAAGCCGATCCGTGTACTGCGCGACAACGTGGTGATCTACCAGGGCGAGCTGGAATCCCTGCGTCGCTTTAAGGATGACGTACAGGAAGTCCGCAACGGCATGGAGTGTGGTATTGGCGTTAAGGACTACAACGACGTCAAGCCCGGTGACCAGATTGAGGTCTACGATATCGTCAAGGTTGCCCGCGAACTCTAAACTCGGGTCAACAATCGTCGCGCTGCGGTCACTGGCCGCGGCGCGATTGCAAGCCGCCATTGGAAATAGGTAACAGATGGCAAGAGAATTCCACCGTGCCGACCGTGTAGCCGATGCGATGCGCCGTGAACTGGCTCAGCTGATCCAGATGGAAGTGCGCGATCCGCGTGTCGGCATGGTCAACGTCAACGACGTGGAAGTCAGCCGTGATCTGACTTCGGCCAAGGTCTTTGTGACCCTTGTCGGTGAAGACGACCCGGCCAAGATCAACACTTCCATGGAAGTGCTCAATCGTGCCGCAGGCTTCCTGCGCAGCCAGTTGGCTCGCGTCATTCAGATGCGCAGCGTGCCCCGTCTGCAGTTCCGCTATGACGAGACTTCCGTACGCGGCCAGCAGTTGTCGGCGCTGATCGACAAGGCGGTCAAGGCCGATCGCTCCCACCAATCCAGCGACGACGGCGACGACAAAGAGTAAGCATGGGCCGCAGACCTAAATGGGGCCGGCCGGTGAACGGGGTATTGTTGCTGAACAAGCCCACCGGTATCACCGCCAACGACGCCCTCCAGAAAGCCAAAAGACTGTTTTTCGCCAACCGCGCTGGCCATACCGGCGCGCTGGATCCCCTTGCCACCGGCGTACTGCCGATCTGTTTTGGTGAGGCGACCAAGTTCTCCCAGTACCTGCTGGATGCCGACAAGCGCTATCGCAGTACCTTCTGTTTCGGCATGGCCACCGACAGTGGCGATGCCGATGGCAATGTCATCTCTACCAAAGATGCCTCGGGTCTGACCGAAGAGGCGGTGCGCGAGGCCATGGCCCCGTTCCGCGGCAAGATCAGCCAGGTGCCGTCCATGTACTCCGCCCTCAAGCACAAGGGTCAGCCGCTGTACAAGCTGGCTCGCCAGGGCGTCGAAGTGGAGCGCCAGGCCCGTGAAGTTGAGATCTTCGAATACGAGCTGCTCAGTTTTACTCCGGGCCGCCAGCCGCGGGCCGAAGTGGAGATTCACTGCACCAAGGGCACTTATGTGCGCAGTCTCGCTGAGGATCTGGGCGCCGCACTGGGCGTTGGTGCCTATGTGGAGAAGCTGCATCGCAGTGCTGCCGGTCCTTTCCGGGAAGAGGATGCCGTGACTCTGGACGAGCTGGCCGAGGAGCGGGGAGAGGGCAGAGCGGAGGAGCTCGATCACTACCTGCTGCCGATGGATGCCCCGGCTTCCGGTCTGCCGAAAATGACCCTGCCGGAAGACTCCGGTTACTATGTGCGTCAGGGGCAGCCGGTGATGGATTTGCAGGTCTACCGTATCGGCCAAGAAGGTGATATGGTGCGCCTCTTCCTGGAAAGTGGTGAATTTCTGGGCGTAGGTGAAATTACTGATGACGGGCGGGTCGCCCCGCGACGTCTGGTAAGCGGCAACTAGTTACGCGAGGCCGAATCGGTCACGTGTACTGGGAGCCAACGCGGGATTCCCGCAAAGCGACTAGCTGGTCTGTAAATATGCACGGGCCAGCCGAATCTTCTAAGCATATTACGACGAGGTATTTCGTTATGGCACTGACTGCAAATGAAAAAGCAGCCATCCTGAAAGAGCACGGCCAGTCTGAAGGTGATACCGGTTCTCCGGAAGTTCAGGTAGCCCTGCTGACTGCCAACATCAACAAGCTGCAGAGCCACTTCTCTGCACACAAGCAGGATCACCACTCCCGTCGTGGTCTGATCCGCATGGTAAACCAGCGTCGCAAGCTGCTGGACTACCTGAAGAAAAAGGATCTGAACCGTTACGCACAGCTGATCGCCAAGCTCGGCCTGCGTCGCTAAGACTCCTGAATGCCCGCCTCTGGCGGGCATTCTTCTAATTGCTTTCTGGAAAGTGATGGGCTCGCTGCGTCGGATGTTGTGAACAGAGGCCGGGCAGCGGCAGAAGTCAAACCATCCCTTTCCAGTGCAATGCCGGCGCCTGCCGGCTCCAGCGTCATTGTGCGCTGGCCCTCGGGTCTGTTGATCAAAGATGTACAAACATACCCGCGGGAAAACTGTAGGGGTTGCTGGAATGGGCCAGTAACCGTGAGGAAATAGGAAAAAACTAGTGAATCCAGTAAGCAAAACTTTCCAGTACGGAAATCAGCAAGTCACCATCGAAACTGGCCGCATCGCGCGCCAGGCTACTGGTGCAGCGCTGGTAACCATGGGCGAAACCGTGGTGCTGTGTACCGTTGTTGGTGCCAAAGAGGCCAAGCCTGATCAGAGCTTCTTCCCGCTGTCCGTGCACTATCAGGAAAAGGCCTACGCGGCCGGCAAAATTCCCGGTGGCTTCTTCAAGCGTGAAGGCCGCCCGTCCGAGAAGGAAACACTCACTTCTCGTCTGATCGACCGTCCGATCCGTCCGCTG from Microbulbifer aggregans includes these protein-coding regions:
- the infB gene encoding translation initiation factor IF-2, with product MAEVTVSELAKSVGATEERLLKQMKEAGLPHTSADAVVSDEEKQVLLNFLKSSHGEKSAAPRKITLKRKTTTTLKTGSGTGRKTVNVEVRKKRTYVKRPESEGEAEAVAPEPTQAELDRVQAELEQARAEQAEAERARAEAEAKAAQEEAEAKAAAEAAKQAEEAAAAETEAPAEKAETAGEQEKPAAPVRSTYVDDIEAMRIAAMERRKKQVEEEAKELEEKKARLEEERKRAEEEREAKAKKAAAEKPSLRRKMETVSVPATKDEDEEPRKRRGRKAPKGGPKKSSKTALYEQALEAFEDDEAEKRSTRSLSRPTLKIKNTHGFKRPTGKQVYEVQIGETITVGDLAKQLNMKAGELIKRLMKMGEMVTINQAIDRDTATLIVEELGHKVVMRSENELEESLVAEVSQAKGEEVGRAPVVTVMGHVDHGKTSLLDYIRETKVASGEAGGITQHIGAYRVKTSQGEVAFLDTPGHAAFTAMRARGAQATDVVILVVAADDGVMPQTEEAIQHAKAAGVPLVVAINKCDKEAADPDRVKNELAAKDVIPEDWGGDTQFIEVSAHTGQGIDDLLEAVSLQAEMLELKAEVGVPARGVVIESRLEKGRGVVATLLVQSGELKRGDIVLAGQSYGRVRAMTNELGQSVKEAGPSTPVELLGLDSTPNAGDDFMVVADERKAREVAEQRAEKERRERMQRQQAAKLENMFADMEAGERKVLPVVIKADVRGSLEAILSALADIGNEEVSVNVVSSGVGGIAENDINLALTSGAIVIGFNTRADVAARKLAETESVEIRYYSVIYNLLDEVKQALSGMLEPEVREEIVGIAEVRDVFRSPKFGAIAGCMVTEGTVHRNKPIRVLRDNVVIYQGELESLRRFKDDVQEVRNGMECGIGVKDYNDVKPGDQIEVYDIVKVAREL
- the rpsO gene encoding 30S ribosomal protein S15, producing MALTANEKAAILKEHGQSEGDTGSPEVQVALLTANINKLQSHFSAHKQDHHSRRGLIRMVNQRRKLLDYLKKKDLNRYAQLIAKLGLRR
- the truB gene encoding tRNA pseudouridine(55) synthase TruB; protein product: MGRRPKWGRPVNGVLLLNKPTGITANDALQKAKRLFFANRAGHTGALDPLATGVLPICFGEATKFSQYLLDADKRYRSTFCFGMATDSGDADGNVISTKDASGLTEEAVREAMAPFRGKISQVPSMYSALKHKGQPLYKLARQGVEVERQAREVEIFEYELLSFTPGRQPRAEVEIHCTKGTYVRSLAEDLGAALGVGAYVEKLHRSAAGPFREEDAVTLDELAEERGEGRAEELDHYLLPMDAPASGLPKMTLPEDSGYYVRQGQPVMDLQVYRIGQEGDMVRLFLESGEFLGVGEITDDGRVAPRRLVSGN
- the rbfA gene encoding 30S ribosome-binding factor RbfA, with translation MAREFHRADRVADAMRRELAQLIQMEVRDPRVGMVNVNDVEVSRDLTSAKVFVTLVGEDDPAKINTSMEVLNRAAGFLRSQLARVIQMRSVPRLQFRYDETSVRGQQLSALIDKAVKADRSHQSSDDGDDKE